A genomic stretch from bacterium includes:
- a CDS encoding methylmalonyl-CoA mutase, whose amino-acid sequence MSSAPQALPAAEGRGPMRVVTAAALFDGHDASINIMRRLLQGQGAEVIHLGHDRSVDDVLTAAIHEDADAICVSSYQGGHIEFFRYLIDRLKDEGAEYIRVYGGGGGVISLQEVEELQAYGVTRIFRPEDGQELGLEGMIRVITDAGLSRPAPGEPDPERIEVGRALEVARAISWFEERAGTDSPQVLAARGRLKEAVGASRAPVVGFTGTGGAGKSSLVDELVRRFRREYPERSIGVLSVDPTRRRSGGALLGDRLRMNAIRAPHVFARSLATRRAHLALSSTVVDAVGVLQSAGYDMIFVETAGIGQSDSEIVDLVDYSVYVMTPEYGAPSQLEKIDMLDLADAVVLNKFDRRGGEDALRDVRKQWCRNHGESSSDAAQIPVFPTIASRWSDPGTDRLYQGLTAAIAERGFDRFERRVLPPVEMPESVFVIPTSRTRYLAELAETVRSYRARAAEQEEVARRADALRTAAETLETGSPERAAVEQRRDRELDALDPGLRTQLEDWPETQRRYRANEQSYRVREREISVRNHESTLSGLDVPRVAVPRTGDWGALSRYFALENLPGAFPFTAGVFPFKRTGEEDPARMFAGEGPPERTNRRFHLLSSGQPASRLSTAFDSVTLYGRDPDERPDIYGKIGTSGVSVCTVDDAKKLYSGFDLLDPSTSVSMTINGPAPVVLAFFFNAVIDQAVEKHLRATGEFERVRAELEARVLPHYEGELPEGHDGLGLGLLGVSGDEVVDRETYERIRNDALSRVRGTVQADILKEDQAQNTCIFSTEFSLEAMGDVQSY is encoded by the coding sequence ATGAGCAGTGCTCCCCAGGCCCTTCCCGCTGCGGAGGGTCGCGGACCGATGCGCGTGGTGACCGCCGCCGCCCTGTTCGACGGCCACGACGCTTCCATCAACATCATGCGGCGCCTGTTGCAGGGGCAGGGTGCGGAAGTGATCCACCTGGGCCACGACCGCTCGGTCGATGATGTGCTGACTGCGGCAATTCACGAAGATGCAGACGCGATCTGCGTTTCGTCCTATCAGGGCGGTCACATCGAGTTCTTCCGCTACCTGATCGATCGCTTGAAGGACGAGGGGGCCGAGTACATCCGCGTGTACGGGGGCGGGGGCGGGGTGATCTCTCTTCAGGAGGTCGAGGAACTGCAGGCCTACGGCGTCACCCGCATCTTCCGTCCCGAAGATGGCCAGGAACTCGGGCTCGAAGGCATGATCCGGGTGATCACCGATGCGGGGCTCAGTCGACCCGCGCCAGGTGAGCCAGATCCGGAGCGGATCGAGGTCGGGCGAGCCCTGGAGGTGGCGCGCGCGATCAGCTGGTTCGAAGAGCGCGCGGGAACGGATAGTCCGCAGGTACTGGCAGCGCGCGGGCGTCTGAAAGAGGCGGTCGGTGCATCTCGTGCTCCCGTGGTCGGTTTCACCGGCACCGGCGGTGCGGGCAAGTCGAGCCTGGTGGATGAACTCGTGCGCCGTTTTCGCCGCGAGTACCCGGAGCGCAGCATCGGGGTGCTTTCGGTAGACCCGACGCGGCGGCGCTCCGGTGGCGCGCTGCTCGGCGATCGATTGCGCATGAACGCGATCCGGGCGCCGCATGTGTTCGCTCGTTCGCTCGCGACGCGGCGGGCTCATCTGGCTCTTTCGAGCACGGTGGTCGATGCGGTCGGAGTTTTGCAGAGCGCCGGTTACGACATGATCTTCGTCGAGACGGCGGGAATCGGGCAGAGCGATTCGGAGATCGTCGACCTGGTCGATTACTCGGTTTACGTCATGACCCCGGAGTACGGCGCGCCTTCGCAACTCGAGAAAATCGACATGCTCGATCTTGCGGACGCGGTCGTGCTCAACAAATTCGACCGGCGCGGCGGAGAGGACGCGCTTCGCGACGTGCGCAAGCAGTGGTGTCGCAACCACGGCGAGTCCTCGTCCGATGCCGCTCAGATCCCGGTGTTTCCGACGATCGCCAGTCGTTGGAGTGATCCCGGTACGGATCGTCTCTACCAGGGATTGACGGCCGCGATCGCCGAACGGGGTTTTGATCGTTTCGAGCGGCGCGTACTGCCTCCCGTCGAGATGCCCGAGAGCGTGTTCGTGATTCCCACGTCGCGCACGCGCTATCTGGCTGAACTCGCCGAGACGGTTCGCAGCTATCGGGCACGCGCTGCTGAGCAGGAGGAGGTCGCCCGACGCGCGGACGCGCTGCGCACCGCCGCCGAAACCCTGGAGACGGGTTCACCGGAGCGCGCAGCGGTGGAGCAGCGACGCGATCGGGAACTGGACGCGCTCGATCCGGGGCTGCGCACTCAACTCGAAGACTGGCCCGAAACGCAGCGGCGCTACCGGGCGAACGAGCAGTCCTATCGGGTTCGCGAGCGCGAAATCTCGGTTCGCAACCACGAGTCCACGCTCTCCGGTCTGGATGTGCCCCGCGTCGCCGTGCCCCGGACCGGAGACTGGGGAGCGTTGAGCCGCTACTTCGCGCTGGAGAATCTGCCGGGCGCCTTCCCGTTTACCGCAGGCGTATTTCCGTTCAAGCGAACGGGCGAAGAAGATCCCGCACGTATGTTTGCCGGCGAGGGGCCGCCCGAGCGCACGAACCGGCGCTTCCATCTCCTTTCGAGTGGGCAGCCCGCGTCGCGGCTCTCGACGGCCTTCGACAGCGTGACCTTGTACGGGCGAGATCCCGACGAACGCCCCGACATCTACGGCAAGATCGGCACTTCTGGAGTCTCGGTCTGTACGGTCGACGACGCGAAGAAGCTGTACTCGGGATTCGACCTGCTCGACCCCAGCACTTCGGTGTCAATGACCATCAACGGCCCCGCTCCCGTCGTGCTCGCCTTCTTCTTCAATGCGGTGATCGACCAGGCCGTCGAAAAGCACCTGCGTGCAACGGGCGAGTTCGAGCGCGTGCGCGCCGAGTTGGAAGCGCGCGTTCTTCCGCACTACGAAGGAGAGCTTCCCGAGGGGCACGATGGCCTCGGGCTCGGTCTGCTAGGCGTGTCGGGGGATGAGGTCGTGGACCGCGAGACCTACGAGCGCATCCGCAACGACGCTCTATCCCGCGTGCGCGGTACCGTACAGGCCGACATCCTGAAAGAAGACCAGGCCCAGAACACCTGCATCTTTTCGACGGAGTTCTCGCTCGAAGCGATGGGCGATGTACAGAGCTACTT
- a CDS encoding MFS transporter, with protein MNAPKNRPIRDNPWWIPPFLGAIPAGVNPREVRLLGFVAFAMFFENYDLSILGNALPQIRQTFSIDERQAAEFTGLIRLGAIPAFFLIPLADRIGRRSLLLASIVGVSFGSLLSAVSPSAAWFVAMQVLTRTCIIAASVTAFVIIAEEFPAEHRGWGIGILGSVGAFGFGVGAGVYAFVESLPFGWRSLYVLGFAPVLALPLFKRGIPETRRFQEQVNRDDDTSSGWRRIVSMMGPMLELARSHPRRAIAIATLGAVATAGLAPPFQFVSDFLQGDRGWSPGTFAGMTIFFGGMGVIGSVVAGRLGDRYGRRLIGAAVLVPFPVFAWGFYMGPSNLLVIPWVLMVFSSMAVTVIVRALAAEVFPTSTRGTAGGGLALFETLGAAIGLFLLSVGLTAFPESRSAVIATISSLVSVSAVALLFLPETRSRELEEISGEEPESITQE; from the coding sequence ATGAACGCTCCGAAGAACCGGCCGATCCGCGACAATCCCTGGTGGATCCCGCCCTTTCTGGGTGCCATTCCCGCCGGTGTCAACCCGCGGGAAGTGCGCCTTCTGGGCTTCGTCGCATTCGCGATGTTCTTCGAGAACTACGACCTGTCGATCCTGGGCAATGCCCTGCCGCAGATCCGCCAGACCTTCTCGATCGACGAACGCCAGGCCGCGGAGTTCACCGGCCTGATCCGACTCGGGGCGATCCCTGCGTTCTTCCTGATTCCCCTGGCCGATCGCATTGGTCGCCGCAGTCTGCTGCTCGCCTCGATCGTGGGCGTGAGTTTCGGCTCGCTTCTGAGCGCCGTGAGTCCCAGTGCGGCCTGGTTCGTGGCCATGCAGGTCCTGACGCGCACCTGCATCATCGCCGCTTCGGTGACGGCCTTCGTAATCATCGCGGAGGAATTCCCCGCCGAGCACCGCGGCTGGGGCATCGGAATCCTCGGCTCGGTGGGTGCGTTTGGTTTCGGGGTTGGAGCGGGCGTCTACGCCTTCGTCGAGAGCCTGCCTTTCGGCTGGCGCTCACTCTACGTACTGGGATTTGCACCCGTGCTCGCGCTACCGCTGTTCAAGCGCGGCATCCCCGAAACACGCCGATTCCAGGAACAAGTCAATCGGGATGACGACACGAGCAGCGGCTGGCGGCGGATCGTTTCGATGATGGGTCCGATGCTCGAACTCGCGCGCTCGCACCCGCGCCGGGCGATCGCCATCGCCACGCTCGGAGCCGTGGCAACGGCGGGACTGGCTCCCCCGTTCCAGTTCGTCTCCGACTTCCTGCAAGGCGATCGCGGCTGGTCTCCGGGTACGTTTGCGGGCATGACCATCTTCTTTGGCGGAATGGGCGTCATCGGCAGCGTGGTCGCGGGCCGCCTCGGCGACCGCTACGGGAGGCGATTGATCGGCGCCGCGGTATTGGTCCCGTTTCCGGTCTTCGCCTGGGGTTTCTATATGGGGCCCTCGAACCTGCTGGTGATTCCCTGGGTCCTGATGGTGTTTTCGTCCATGGCCGTGACGGTCATCGTGCGCGCGCTAGCCGCCGAGGTCTTCCCCACGTCCACGCGCGGCACCGCAGGAGGCGGCCTCGCGCTATTCGAGACCCTGGGTGCAGCCATCGGTCTCTTTCTGCTCTCCGTTGGACTGACGGCCTTCCCGGAGTCCCGCAGTGCGGTCATCGCCACCATCTCGAGCCTGGTTTCGGTATCGGCCGTCGCGTTGCTCTTTCTACCGGAAACCCGCAGTCGCGAACTGGAGGAGATCAGCGGCGAAGAGCCCGAGAGCATCACACAGGAGTGA
- a CDS encoding acyl-CoA carboxylase subunit beta, which translates to MSDSFIQGEIERILSGGAPAAHEKAAAQGKLFARARIEYLLDPDSFVEDGRFANAKAKDLPADGVIIGTGAIEGRPVCVMANDSTIKAGSWGKRTVEKIQRIQATAERLEVPLVYLIDSAGARITDQVELFPGRRGAGRIFFNQVRMSGKIPQVCCLFGPSAAGGAYIPAFCDLVFMVEGNASMYLGSPRMAEMVIGEQTTLEEMGGARMHCSISGCGDVLCKDEEQALDGARRYLSYLPSTVGDELPEADPLPAAKDCTDLAEVIPGDENKPFDIFEVIERLVDLGSFFEIKKLFAREIVTGFARLEGKTIGIIANQPKWKGGVLFVDSADKAARFIELCDAFGVPLLYLADVPGFMIGKKVEREGIIRAGAKMISAVSQTTVPRISVIVRKAYGAGLYAMSGPGFEPDACIALPSAQIAVMGPDAAVNAVFYNKIQATPEAERPALVAKLRDEYREDVELLLLASELVVDDIVPAEDLRDDLVRRFEAIRDRPDDDPPEKKHGITPV; encoded by the coding sequence GTGTCTGATTCATTCATTCAGGGCGAGATCGAACGAATCCTCTCAGGCGGTGCGCCTGCGGCTCATGAGAAGGCGGCGGCGCAGGGCAAGCTCTTCGCTCGCGCTCGCATCGAATATCTTCTAGATCCCGACAGCTTCGTCGAGGACGGCCGTTTCGCAAACGCCAAGGCCAAAGACCTGCCCGCCGACGGCGTGATCATCGGAACGGGTGCGATCGAAGGTCGTCCCGTTTGCGTGATGGCCAATGATTCGACGATCAAGGCCGGCTCCTGGGGCAAGCGCACGGTCGAAAAGATCCAGCGTATTCAGGCCACGGCCGAACGGCTCGAAGTTCCGCTGGTGTACCTGATCGATTCGGCGGGCGCGCGAATCACCGATCAAGTGGAGCTCTTTCCCGGTCGCCGCGGCGCCGGTCGAATCTTCTTCAATCAGGTGCGCATGTCGGGCAAGATTCCTCAGGTCTGTTGTCTGTTCGGTCCGTCGGCTGCGGGAGGCGCCTATATCCCCGCGTTCTGCGATCTGGTCTTCATGGTCGAGGGCAATGCCAGCATGTATCTGGGCTCGCCGCGCATGGCCGAGATGGTGATCGGAGAACAGACCACGCTCGAAGAGATGGGCGGTGCGCGCATGCACTGTTCGATCAGCGGCTGCGGGGACGTGCTGTGCAAGGATGAAGAGCAGGCCCTGGACGGTGCGCGTCGCTACCTCTCCTATCTGCCGTCCACCGTGGGAGATGAACTGCCCGAAGCCGATCCCCTGCCGGCGGCCAAGGACTGCACGGATCTGGCCGAGGTGATCCCCGGGGACGAAAACAAACCGTTCGACATCTTCGAGGTGATCGAGCGGCTGGTCGATCTGGGCAGCTTTTTCGAGATCAAGAAACTCTTCGCACGCGAGATCGTCACCGGTTTCGCGCGGCTCGAAGGAAAGACGATTGGCATCATCGCCAATCAGCCCAAGTGGAAGGGAGGCGTGCTCTTCGTCGACTCCGCGGACAAGGCCGCCCGCTTCATCGAGCTATGTGATGCGTTCGGCGTGCCGCTGCTCTATCTGGCCGACGTGCCCGGCTTCATGATCGGCAAGAAGGTCGAGCGCGAAGGCATCATCCGCGCCGGTGCGAAGATGATCAGCGCGGTCTCACAGACGACGGTTCCACGCATCAGCGTGATCGTGCGCAAAGCCTACGGTGCGGGCCTCTACGCCATGTCGGGTCCGGGTTTCGAGCCCGATGCGTGCATCGCATTGCCGAGTGCGCAGATCGCGGTCATGGGACCCGATGCCGCCGTCAACGCAGTCTTCTACAACAAGATCCAGGCGACGCCCGAAGCCGAGCGCCCGGCACTGGTGGCGAAGCTGCGCGACGAGTACCGCGAGGATGTCGAGTTGCTCCTTCTGGCTTCCGAACTGGTTGTCGACGACATCGTACCCGCTGAGGATCTGCGCGATGATCTGGTGCGTCGTTTCGAAGCCATCCGAGATCGCCCCGACGATGACCCGCCCGAGAAGAAGCACGGCATCACTCCTGTGTGA